The sequence aatcaatcaatgtttacttctatagccctaaatcactagtgtctcaaagggctgcacaaaccacaacacaaaccataaaaaaaaagtcCCTCCTAACGACGATTCAACACTAAAAAGGTACAAATAACAAGGTTTTCTCTTATTGGCTCATTTTGGCAAAGCACCACGGCAAAATATtagccgccacaccttaaaaattatgttgtttttttaatgtggaaaaaaataaagtAGTAAATaagtgcaggggtcagcaacctttttgaaagcaggagctacttcttgggtactgattaatgccaagggctaccagtttgatacacacttcaataaattgccagaaatagccaatttgctcaatttacctttaataaataaatataaatatatataaaaaatgggtatttctgtctgtcattctgtcgtacattttttttccttttacggaaggttttttgtagagaataaatgatgtaaaaaacacttaattgaacggtttaaaagaggagaaaacagaaaaaaaaaaatgacaattttattttgaaacattttatcttcaatttcgactctttaaaattcaaccgaaaaaaatggagaaaaactagatgattcgaatgtttttgaaaaaaattatggattaattttagaatgtagagcaggggtcagcaacctttttgaaagcaagagctacttcttgggtactgattaatgccaagggctaccagtttgatacacacttcaataaattgccagaaatagccaatttgctcaatttaccttcaataaataaatataaatatatataaaaaaatgggtatttctgtctgtcattccgtcatacattttttttccttttacggaaggatttttgtagagaataaatgatgaaaaaaacacttaattgaacggtttaaaagaggagaaaacagaaaaacaaaatgaaaattttattttgaaacattttatcttcaatttcgactctttaaaattcaaccggaaaaaaatggagaaaaactagatgattcgaatgtttttgaaaaaaattatggattaattttagaatgtagagcaggggtcagcaacctttttgaaagcaggagctacttcttgggtactgattaatgccaagggctaccagtttgatacacacttcaataaattgccagaaatagccaatttgctcaatttacctttaataaataaatcaaatatatatataaaaaaaatgggtaattctgtctgttattccgtcgtacatttttttccttttacggaaggttttttgtagagaataaatgatgaaaaaaaaacacttaattgaacggtttaaaagaggagaaaacacgaaaaaaaaatgaaaattttattttgaaacattttatcttcaatttcgactctttaaaattcaaaattcaaccgaaaaaaatggagaaaaactagctaattcgaatctttttgaaaaaaatgtatgtaacatcgttagtaatttttcatgattaagattaattttagaattttgatgacatgttaggcaccagcgccccccgcgacccaaaaaagggaataagcggtagaaaatggatggatggatgttttaaataagttaaaatcaaatcttagaatatataacaaattggaccaagctatatttctaacaaagacaaatcattatttcttctagattttccagaacaaaaattttaaaagaagttcaaaagactttgaaataagatttaaatttgattctacagattttccagaatatttttggggaatttttatcataagtttgaagaaatatttcacaaatatttttcgtcgaaaaaacagaagctaaaatgaagaattaaattaaaatgtatttattattctttacaataaaaaaataaatgtacttgaacattgattgaaattgtcaggaaagaagaggaaggaatttaaaaggtaaaaaggtatatgtgtttgaaaatcctaaaaatcatttttaaggttgcattttttctctaaaattgtctttctgaaagttataagaagcaaagtaaaaaaataaatgaatttatttaagcaAGTTAAGACCAAGTCGTTGAAATATTTtctaggattttcaaattctatttgagttttgtctctcttagaattaaaaatgtccggcaaagcgagaccagtttgctagtaaataaatagaattaaaaaaaaaatagaggcagctcactggtaagtgctgctatttgagctatttttagaacaggccagcaggcgactcatctggtccttttggtgacccctgctccaaccactaggccatttatatagcgcttttctctagtgactcaaagcgcttttacatagtgaaacccaatatgtaaagTTCCACTTCAAcccactgagagcaggtgggtaaagtgtcttgcccaaggacacaacggcagtggctaggatggcaggagcggggatcgaacctggaaccctccagttgctATACCACCCCATGTGGGGGGCgcagtggcgcagtgggagagtggccgtgcgcaacccgagggtcactggttcaaatcccacctagtaccaacctcgtcatgtccgttgtgtcctgagcaagacacttcacccttgctcctgatgggtgctggttggcgccttgcatggcagctccctccatcagtgtgtgaatgtgtgtgtgaatgggtaaatgtggaagtagtgtcaaagcgctttgagtaccttgaaggtagaaaagcgctatacaagtacaactcatttatgtGAGGTACTGACCGGATGTAGGAGTCCGCCTTGCCGCAGACCACGCAGAGGTTCTCCTTGGCCGTGAGGTAGTAGTCCTGCTGGGAGTCCGGACGCCCGGAAGGCTCGAAGAGAAGTCGGACCACGAAAGGATCTTCACTCTGGAGCACTGGAGCAAGAGTCCATCAGACATCAGTTTGCTAAGTTTGCCAAGTCCGCATGTACCTCCTATTCCTTTGTCCAGGTACCACTTGGCCTTCTTCTTGTCACACGTGCAGAGAGGCTGGCCGTCGGGGGCGTGCAGGAAGCAGTTGTCGTAGAGCGGTGACCtcctggaagaagaagaagaagggcgGTCAGACGGACAAGACCAGCTGCTCCGACCCTGCAGGTCCCACCTGGCAGAGTAGCCCACGCCCAGCGGCTTCCTCTTATTGTTTCTCCTGGGGTCTGGGACTTGCTGATCTCCAGACTCTGGGCTTTTCAAGGGGCGCTTCCGCCGCCGCTTCTCGTCGTGGTTTGTGTCACGTGGGCCCCTGAACGGCACGTCCAGAAGCCCCTGGCAGCGGGCGGCCAGATCCACGTAGGAGCTGCCGCCGGCCTGGGAGAGGAGGCCCAGGAGGGAGAGGAAGAGAGCGATGGAGACTTGGGCGTCCCTGGCTGCATAAGTCAcctgaagaaggaggaggagtttGGACTGttgtcacacaatatatatatatatatatatatatatatatatatatatatatatatatatagagagagagagagtactacagtatgtgatatatatatatacaaacacactgtAGTGctaatacacatatttatacatacatacatacacacacacaaatacattagtatttcatatatatgtacatacatatatatacacacacacatatatatatatatatatatatatatatatatatatatatatatatatatatatatatatatatatatatatatatatatatatatatatacatacatatatatatatatatatacacacatatatacacacatatatatatatatatatacatacatatatatatatatacacatatatatacacacatatatatatatacatacatatatatatatatacacatatatatacacacatatatatatatacatacatatatatatatatatacacacacatatacatatatatatatatatatatatacacatatatatatatatatatatatatacatacatacatacatatatatatatatatatacacacacatatatacacacacatatatacacatatatatatatatatatatatatatatatatatatatacacacacacacacatatatatacacacacacacacatatatatatatatatatatatatatatatatatatacacacacacacacacatatatatacacacacacacacacacacacacacatatatatatatatatatatatatatatatatatatatatatatatatatatatatatatatatatatatatatatatatatatacacacacacacatttatatatatatatatatatatatatacacacacacacatttatatatatatatatacacacacacatttatatatatatatatacacacacacacatttatatatatatatacacacacacacttatatatatatatatatatacatatatatatatatataagtgtgtgtgtgtgtgtatataggcgccagcgccccccgcaaccccgaaagggaataacgccttttcttaacaagatggcgtcacccggcgtggaggggctcttggtaaagatgcaacatttggcaaaaataccggactaTTCTGCATATTGCAAGGCtagcttacagcgtggtcactccgggatcacttacgaccgccagacaattctggatgtggatagatcgggccgttttggactgaatgaggcgtgcttgctagagcggctagctagcatgggaatactttgccggctacatccagcggcctgtgaagcagcggagtatatgtgttgtctgtctatttatgaataatgcagaccaggagtgttggctgagttcttaacgtttactttcagagtgtgcatatcacaacatacaagatgccgtcatggcgacacaacctcgtgctcgtcactcctgttgcatgctgggtagggtagttattttattccctggctcataacatcacaatatagtaccatgtatatgatgccttcagtttatcaaagcacaaaGCAAACAATcgtaaaattcccatcatatcaattcctagatatggtcataattattttaagtgcactacgcagaataaacacaacattattaatattgctactacggataatttgatcaaaaattccctaaaacagcccactacctataatataagttttttaaacataagatccctgataaaaaaaatgtttctgctgttacctcagaaattgcctgttcagatgttatgattgtggctcagagatttatatttattttccataacaaacaggataacttaaataccctggcagtggcaataagcttaaatgtttgtatttacatttttggagttgattttcatcaaatatgctatttaactgctactgtttaacaaggactgatttaaattgtgtttgcacaacaaatgttttggcgcttttgttcatgtgggagaatattccaataaaggtgcactacacactactttggaattcattattgggcttcgcgtatacaatgcagttaatcgcgattaatcggagaaatggcgcgattaacttcgattaaaatttttaatcgttgcccagacctaatatatatatatatatatatatatatatatatatacacactacagtatgtgatatatatacatataaataaacacacacactgtagtactaatacacatatttaaacatacatatatacaaacatacatacacacacacacacacacagtagtatttcatatatatatatatatatacatacacacacacacacacacacacacacacacacacacacacacacacacacacacacacacacacacacacacacacacacacacacacacacatatatataatgctgatgtcgactgccagctaatcgatgctaatatgcgacgctaatcgacgctaacatgctatttaccggcggtgctaaagcagacatggcacagagatgtatggataacctgcagatgcatttgcaactatattacgtttccttccacccacatttaatgcgaaacaaacacttaccaatcgacagatttaagttgctccagcgtcaaaagatgcgaaagtcctgatcgtttggtccgcacattttaccggcgatgctaacgcagctattcggccatgctatggctatgaatagcgtcaatagcttcagtttcttcttcaatactttcatactccaaccatctgtttcaatacatgcgtaatctgttgaatcgcttaagtcgctgaaatccgagtttgaatccgagctaatgtcgctatatcttgctgtggtattcccattgtttgtttacattggcagcactgtgtgacgtcacagggaaatggccagtgtcttcgcaaatagcgaaaataaggcactttaaagctttatttagggatattccgagaccggtaaaattttgaaaaaaatacaacaagccactgggaactgatttttattgtttttaacccttttgaaattgtgataatgttcccctttaaactgcaCAACATGAGGTCTATGGCtccccctagagcaggggtcagcaacctttttgaaagcaaaagctacttcttgggtactgattaatgccaagggctaccagtttgatacacacttcaataaattgccagaaatagccaatttgctcaatttacctttaataaatacatctatatatatagaaattgggtattttctgtctgtcattccgtcgtacatttttttccttttacggaaggttttttgtagagaataaatgatgaaaaaaaaaaccacttaattgaacggtttaaaagaggagaaaacagaaaaaaaatgaaaattacattttgaaacatagttcatcttcaatttcgactctttaaatttcaaaattcaaccgaaaaaaagaagagaaaaactagctaattcgaatctttttgaaaaaatttaaaaaataatttatggaacaccattagtcagttttcctgattaagattaattttaaagttttgatgacatgttttaaataggttaaaatccaatctgcgttttgttagaatatataacaaattggaccaagctatatttctaacaaagacaaatcattattccttctagattttccagaacaaaaattttaaaagaaattcaaaagactttgaaataagattcaaatttgattctacagattttctagaattgccagaataatttttttgaattttaatcacaataagtttgaagaaatatttcacaaatattatttgtcgaaaaaacagaagctaaaataaaaaatgtatttattattctttacaataaaaaaataaatttacttgaacattgatttaaattgtcaggaaagaagcggaaggaatttaaaaaggtaaaaaggtatatgtgtttaaaaatcctaaaatcatttttcaggctgtattttttctctaaaattgtctttctgaagtaaaaaaaaaaaaagatttattcaaacaagtgaaggccaagtctttaaaatattttcttggattttcaatttctatttgagttttgtctctcttagaattaaaaatgtccggcaaagagagaccagcttgctagtaaataaatacaatttaaaaattaaagctgcaagcagcgttggtcgagTCCGcttttggctgctgccgccgctactcaagccctggtctaagtcagacctacatagaggtttttgtttcatgtctctacgacattcctaacagaagttacaagcagttttttctggggtttttcctagggggcgctagagcgcaattttgatttttatggtttgttttttttattagatggcaattttcgccagctctgatgtgtgtttaaaatttggtgagttttgaagcatgttaagggggtcaaattacagatcggcgtttctggatgttgttgataaatggctttcgcttggcatagtagagctttaacttgcactttgaagcattttaaatgggtcaaattacagctcaaagaggcaaaaatgacattttttaggtaactttgcgcaggggttctttgaaggcgcgtaaaatcaaaaccggagcagtaatcaaaactctgttctatacttttaatcagaagggttcaatctctctcctgtgcgagtttgaagtcgaaacgacaaatgcgctcagaggagataatgtttgaaaaaaggtgacgggtgtttacaaaacctttattttgaaggggtaatttttaacttcctgttaatttttgctgaaggatgtcaataattaaaatgtaggtctaagtgagacctacaaacaagtttttgtttcatgtctttccggcattcccaccggaagttacaagcagttttgtctgtgttttcttcctcgaagcagtttttgctgtgttttgatcaaaaattgcgctagagcgcaatttagatttttttttttttttttcattagatggcaatttctgccagtcctgatgtgtgtgccaagtttggtgagttttgaagcattctaagggggtcaaatttcagctcaaagaggcaaaaattgaattttttgcgaaaattttgttttgaagggtttttttccaacttcctgttgatttttgccctagaagatagaattatgaaatgtaggtctaacttagacctacgtgacagtttttgtttcatgtctgtacgatattcctaacggaagttacaagcagtctgtttttctttccttcctagggggctgtagcgcgcaattttgatttttctggtttggctgcctaataagttgggaaggcatgccagaccgatgtgtgtgtcaaatttggtgagttttgaagcatgttaagggggtcaaattacagcgcataggtgcggaataaagaaagaaagaaagaataataaaacgcaccagtttcaataaggtccttggcccattgcaaaaggactcctatGGAGTCCTTTAGctatgggccaaggaccctaaatgaggcagctcactggtaagtgctgctatttgagctatttttagaacaggccagcgggcgactcatctggtccttacggggcaccgcgttggtgacccctgccctagtggaTGTCTTCCTCATTGTTCCCGACAGACTGGAGGTCCCCAAAAACCCCAGACAATCACAATGGAGGGGGGAGAGAAACACGTACCTGCTCCGGAGTCAGGTGGTCCGCCTCCCAGTCGCTACATCGCAGTCCCCAAAAACCCCAGACAATCacaatggaggggggggggggggaaacacGTACCTGCTCCGGAGTCAGGTGGTTCCCCTCCCAGTCGCTACATCGCAGTCCCCAAAAACCCCAGACAATCACAATGGAGGGGGGGAAGAGAAACACGTACCTGCTCCGGAGTCAGGTGGTCCGCCTCCCAGTCGCTACATCGCAGCtgcagcgacttgtccagagagACGTTCAAGACGTCGGCCGCCAGCGACTTCAGGCTCAGTCCGTTACTGACGGACGCCTGCCTGGAGAACACGTTGAAGGCTTTTTAGTGAGCGGACGGACGAGCACGAGGCGACGACGGACTCACTTTAGTCTCAAGGCGAGGTAGCGCAGGTCCACCGTGCAGTTCAGCGAGAGGCCGTAGTCGCGCGTCAGCCGCTTGCCGTCTTCGTAGCAGCCCACGCCGGCCTTCAGAACGTGCGGGTCGCGCAGCAACTCCACCAGGCCGGGCGGGAAGGACCGCTCCCCGTCCCGGAACGCCAGGAGCCGCACCAGGACGCACAGACCGGAGCAGGAGGCCAGCTGGAGCAGGGACACCACCGAGGGGCGGCCCTCCATCGACACCTGGACAAAAAATACTAAGTCCATCGCAAACTTTCCCGGGGACTTGGAAGCACCCTCGGGCTTTACCCATTCACAGTCCAGTCCCAGCACGGGGAACAGCGCCAGGTCCTTCTGCATCAGCGGCCACATCTCCTGCCATTCGTCCTGGGAGCTCACCAGCGCCAGTTTCAGCTGCTCCGGACTGACGGGGGAGACCGCCGGACACTCCGAGGCCAAGGGCTCCCCCGGCGAGGCGTGGTCCTCATCGGGCGGCACGTCGGCGCAGGCGGGAGGCACGAATTCGGCCACCCTCTGAATGGAAGGCGGCCTCTTCCGCTTGGTGCCGTACGCTCGCCACAGGAGCAGGCCGCCAAAGGTGGCCCCGAGGAGCGTCGTGATGATGGCGGCCAGATGGTGAGACATGGCCAAGCGGTCTCTGGCGGGCCGGGAAGTGCAAACCTGAACGACCAGAACAGCTTCATTGGACATCAAGCTTCTAGAAATAGTTCTTGCAAACCAGTAATGCAGtaaagtaaccgtgtaatactcttccatatcagtaggtggcagccggtagctaattgctttgtggatgtcggaaacagcgggaggcagggtgcaggtaaacaggtgtctaatgcttgaaccaaaaggtgagtgccgctaaggaaaggcattgaagctgagggaaggctatgcagaaccaaactaaaactgaacggaCTAcaacgtaaacaaaaacagaatgctggacgacagcaaagacttactgtggagcaaagacaatgtagaTCCGAACAGGACATGACAATCAAtaatgtccccacgaagaaggataaaaacaattgaaatatttttgattgctaaaacaaagtacaaaccccgtttccatatgagttgggaaattgtgttagatgtaaatataaacagaatacaatgatttgaaaatccttttcaagccatattcagttgaatatgctacaaagacaacataaactcataaactttagaatttgatgccagcaacacgtgacaaagaagttgggaaaggtggcgataattactgataaagttaaggaatgctcatcaaacacttattgggaaaatcccacaggtgtgcaggctaattgggaacaggtgggtgccatgattggctataaaaacagcttccccaaaaaatgctcagtctttcacaagaaaggatggggcgaggtacacccctttgtccacaactgtgtgagcaaatagtcaaacagtttaagaacaacctttctcaaagtgcaattgcaggaaatttagggatttcaacatctacgctccataatatcatcaaaaggttcagagaatctggagaaatcactccacgtaagcggcatgggcggaaaccaacattgaatgaccgtgactttccatccctgtatcaaaaaccgacatcaatctctaaaggatatcaccacatgggctcaggaacacttcagaaaaccacggtcactaaatacagttcgtcgttacatctgtaagtgcaagttaaggctctactatgcaaagcgaacgccatttatcaacaacatccagaaacgccgctggcttctctgggcccgagatcatctaagatggtctgatgcaaagtggaaaagtgttctgtggtctgacgagtccacatttcaaatggttttaggaaatattcgacatcgtgtcatccggaccaaaggggaagcgaaccatccagactgttatccacgcaaagttgaaaagccagcatgtgtgatggtatgggggagcattagtgcccaaggcatgggtaacttacacatctgtgaaggcaccattaatgctgaaaggtacgtacaggttttggaacaacatatgctgccatctaagcgccgtctttttcatggacgcccctgcttatttcagcaagacaatgccaagccacattcagcacgtgttacaacagtgtggctttgtaaaaaaagagtgcgggtactagactagcccgcctgcagtccagacctgtctcccatggaaaatgtgtgaagcgtaaaatacgacagcggagaccccggactgttgaaggactgaagctctacataaaacaagaatgggaaagaattccactttcagagcttcaacaattagtttcctcagttcccaaacctttattgagtgttgttaaaagaaaaggtgatgtaacacagtggtgaacatgccctttcccaactactttggcacgtgttgcagccatgaaattctaagtaaattattatttgcaaaaaatgaatatgggttgaaaagtatttgcaaatcattttattccatttatatttacatctaacacaatttcccaactcatatggaaacagggtttgtaggagCGGGAAACAGCGCTCAAAGGAAaccataaaactgctacaggaaaataccaaaaaaagagaaaaagccaccaaaatagtagCGCCAGACAGGAAGTAAAAGAGCAAACAAGTCagtgtgtgacgtgacagtacacctactttgagacaagagctgtcatgcatgcttggttatgcttttttttatggtttactttttactgtcaaccgagtttcgttttttttataatagtaatatgttgtaaaaataataattaaaaacaacatattttacagtaCAACATTTTACTGGCTACTAAGCGGacagtttttttctgtaaataatAGTTGTAAAATCGGCATTTTGTTTTTATACTCTTTACGGCGAAACCCAAGTCTTCATCAACCCGCGAGTCAGCAAAACCCAAGTCCTCCTCAACCTGTGAGTCAGCGAAACCCAAGTCTTCGTCAACCCGTGAGTCAGCAAAACCCAAGTCTTCATTAACCCGCAAGTCCGCGAAACCCAAGTCTTCATCAACCCGCGAGTCAGCAAAACCCAAGTCTTCATCAACCCGCGAGTCAGTGAAACCACAGTCCTCAACCCGCGAGTCAGGGAAACCAGAATCCTCCTCAACCCATTAGTCAGCAAAACCCAAGTCTTCATCAATCGGCAAAACCTGAGTCTTGATCAACCTGTGAATCGGCAAAACAAAAGTCTTGATCAACCCGTGAGTCAGCGAAACCCAAGTCTTCATCAACCCATGAGTCAGCGAAACAAAGGTCTTCATCAACCCGCGAGTCAGCGAAACCCAGGTCTTCATCAACCCATGAGTCAGCGAAACAAAGGTCTTCATCAACCCGCGAGTCAGCGAAACCAAAGTCTTCATCaacctgtgagtcagtgaaaccaCAGTCCTC comes from Nerophis ophidion isolate RoL-2023_Sa linkage group LG24, RoL_Noph_v1.0, whole genome shotgun sequence and encodes:
- the exd2 gene encoding exonuclease 3'-5' domain-containing protein 2, with translation MSHHLAAIITTLLGATFGGLLLWRAYGTKRKRPPSIQRVAEFVPPACADVPPDEDHASPGEPLASECPAVSPVSPEQLKLALVSSQDEWQEMWPLMQKDLALFPVLGLDCEWVSMEGRPSVVSLLQLASCSGLCVLVRLLAFRDGERSFPPGLVELLRDPHVLKAGVGCYEDGKRLTRDYGLSLNCTVDLRYLALRLKQASVSNGLSLKSLAADVLNVSLDKSLQLRCSDWEADHLTPEQVTYAARDAQVSIALFLSLLGLLSQAGGSSYVDLAARCQGLLDVPFRGPRDTNHDEKRRRKRPLKSPESGDQQVPDPRRNNKRKPLGVGYSARRSPLYDNCFLHAPDGQPLCTCDKKKAKWYLDKGIGVLQSEDPFVVRLLFEPSGRPDSQQDYYLTAKENLCVVCGKADSYIRKNIVPHEYRRHFPSKMKDHNSHDILLLCTSCHAASNVHDGFFKEQLAHQFDAPLGCEAGVRLMEDAERRRVRSAARALLTSADALPEQRRRELQTLVRRFFAADDEGEPSQDELQRAAGLETRIFNEAYVPHGLKVVRAHAEHGLRGLMDLERRWRQHFLSAMRPEHLPPLWSVHHNHGKFLRKYGDDLPVKLN